A part of Arthrobacter sp. MN05-02 genomic DNA contains:
- the ssb_2 gene encoding single-stranded DNA-binding protein: MAGETIITVIGNLTADPELRFTPSGSAVANFTIASTPRTFDRQSNDWKDGETLFMRCNVWRESAENVAETLTKGTRVIAQGRLKSRSYDTKEGEKRTVMELEVDEVGPSLRYASAKVTRTQRASSGNGQGGGAQHGGHSNQGNAAWQQQPADDPWGAPAATGAGGWGNGPESEPPF; encoded by the coding sequence ATGGCCGGAGAAACCATCATCACCGTCATCGGCAACCTCACCGCGGATCCCGAACTCCGCTTCACCCCCAGCGGGTCAGCGGTCGCCAACTTCACCATCGCCTCCACCCCGCGCACGTTCGACCGGCAGAGCAACGACTGGAAGGACGGCGAAACCCTATTCATGCGCTGCAATGTCTGGCGCGAATCGGCCGAGAACGTCGCCGAGACACTGACCAAGGGAACCCGCGTCATCGCCCAGGGCCGGTTGAAGTCCCGCAGCTACGACACCAAGGAAGGCGAGAAGCGCACCGTCATGGAACTCGAGGTCGACGAGGTCGGACCGAGCCTGCGCTACGCCTCCGCGAAAGTCACCCGCACCCAGCGGGCCAGCTCCGGTAACGGCCAGGGTGGGGGAGCGCAGCACGGCGGACACAGCAACCAGGGCAATGCCGCGTGGCAGCAGCAGCCGGCCGATGATCCGTGGGGAGCCCCCGCAGCAACAGGTGCCGGCGGGTGGGGCAACGGCCCCGAGAGCGAACCGCCGTTCTAA
- a CDS encoding glutaredoxin-like protein NrdH, which yields MTITIYEKPSGCFGCKKTKELFDAAGVQFTTVDITTNDQALAYITDELGYSQAPVVVYEKDGSEDHWSGLNPSKISQVIALDSTQ from the coding sequence ATGACCATCACCATCTACGAGAAGCCATCGGGCTGTTTCGGATGCAAGAAGACGAAGGAACTGTTCGACGCCGCTGGCGTCCAGTTCACCACCGTGGACATCACCACCAACGACCAGGCGCTGGCCTACATCACCGACGAGCTCGGCTACAGCCAGGCACCGGTCGTCGTGTACGAAAAGGACGGCAGCGAGGACCACTGGTCCGGCCTGAACCCCAGCAAGATCAGCCAGGTCATTGCCCTCGACTCCACGCAGTAA
- a CDS encoding IS110 family transposase — protein sequence MTTTATTAAMEQSVRTITVGVDTHSKVHHAAVLDERGVMLGARRFTTDARGYQELLDWAASFGIINAVGVECTGSYGAGLTRHLLVAGVDVVEVNRGHALVRSRSGKSDAIDAEAAARKVMSGECSSPAKDTSGAVEAIRNLHLVRDSAVKSRTAALVQLRDVLITAPEELRHRLTARTLQAKAMQAKSLRPDMARLHEPEQAVKYALRDLGRRIFDLTAEINATDKHLTRLANDVAPTLMALPQVGPVSAAQLLVTAGQNIERFPSEAAFARLCGVAPIPVASGKTSRMRLHRGGNRQANKIIYLIVICRLRYDVRSQAYRDRKKALGHSTADAIRSLKRYVARELYHALRKDLEPKKFVPISPDI from the coding sequence ATGACGACAACAGCAACCACAGCAGCGATGGAACAGTCAGTCAGGACAATTACCGTCGGCGTAGACACCCACTCGAAGGTGCACCACGCCGCAGTGCTCGATGAGCGCGGGGTGATGCTCGGGGCGCGGCGCTTCACTACAGACGCCCGGGGCTATCAGGAGTTGCTGGACTGGGCGGCAAGCTTTGGGATCATCAACGCCGTCGGCGTTGAATGCACTGGGTCCTATGGTGCCGGCCTCACCCGCCACCTTCTGGTGGCCGGAGTCGACGTCGTAGAGGTCAACCGCGGCCACGCCCTCGTACGTAGCCGGTCCGGTAAGAGCGACGCAATCGATGCCGAGGCTGCAGCCCGGAAAGTTATGTCAGGGGAGTGCTCATCCCCTGCGAAAGACACCTCCGGCGCGGTGGAAGCCATCCGAAATCTGCACCTCGTGCGGGATTCTGCCGTGAAGTCTAGGACAGCCGCACTAGTCCAGCTGCGCGATGTCCTTATAACAGCGCCGGAGGAACTGCGTCACCGGCTGACAGCTAGAACCCTGCAGGCCAAGGCCATGCAGGCGAAGTCGCTTCGCCCGGATATGGCGCGGTTACACGAGCCGGAGCAGGCGGTGAAGTACGCACTGAGGGACCTCGGCCGCCGGATCTTCGACCTGACGGCCGAGATCAACGCGACGGACAAGCACCTCACCAGACTCGCGAATGACGTCGCACCGACGCTCATGGCGCTGCCTCAGGTGGGTCCAGTGAGCGCCGCCCAGCTGCTGGTAACAGCTGGTCAGAACATCGAACGGTTCCCTAGCGAAGCAGCATTCGCCAGGCTCTGCGGCGTCGCACCAATCCCGGTGGCATCAGGGAAAACGAGCCGTATGCGTCTGCATCGTGGCGGCAACAGACAAGCCAACAAGATCATCTACCTCATCGTTATTTGCCGGCTCCGTTACGACGTTCGATCTCAGGCTTACCGTGACCGGAAAAAGGCGCTTGGCCATTCCACCGCCGATGCCATTCGGAGCCTCAAGCGCTACGTTGCACGCGAGCTGTATCACGCACTTAGGAAGGACCTAGAACCCAAGAAGTTCGTACCAATTAGTCCCGACATCTAA